Proteins encoded together in one Bactrocera neohumeralis isolate Rockhampton chromosome 4, APGP_CSIRO_Bneo_wtdbg2-racon-allhic-juicebox.fasta_v2, whole genome shotgun sequence window:
- the LOC126757356 gene encoding histone-lysine N-methyltransferase PRDM9 isoform X3 — MVADNKSISPNKRGRKPRRPAEVEEEDNLEALEDEDDGEVIEHILEDEDEADEEEEEEGEDEEKEVDQKPVLHKPTQLPKKRKDVVVKQNPNLAVKEEEDYVDDGEQPTSTAREAAKMENHVDENQCRVCTSKDDLISLFKTINKQTIADKLMNICPSVSIAPKDFMPQFICNTCFDNVNIALQLKTQCEDTERELRKKLSRSKNKVRRPAGYVVIDATLDSDPSDEEPNDDVEFKVSDDGGITAEDDSDDSDFGTTTKKKRSPRGAGGRRGRRKSAAATPGPKVKEKKRMGRPPTKRPPPQSPTLIKDESSEDEYAKPQMKKRKIKGTPPSDEQEEKPTEYPCDECEQVFTRKLSLILHKKAHLHREPLKCEVCGQMFKIQGAYRKHVQKHNEEPSTFECHKCEYTATSKADLRRHLVDEHDEQGVLYQCEKCKRKFVSEVRLEKHKEIRCPGQERPMKMRHDVESYSVGKDLFKSVAPLTTTYWSDSFSD; from the coding sequence ATGGTAGCTGACAACAAGTCAATAAGCCCAAATAAGCGCGGCCGTAAACCACGCAGGCCAGcagaagtagaagaagaagataatttAGAAGCGCTTGAAGATGAGGACGATGGTGAAGTTATTGAACACATTCTAGAAGACGAAGATGAAGCTGATGAAGAGGAGGAGGAAGAAGGCGAGGATGAGGAGAAGGAGGTAGATCAAAAGCCGGTTTTGCACAAACCTACACAGTTGCCAAAAAAGCGCAAAGATGTTGTAGTTAAGCAAAATCCAAATCTGGCtgtaaaagaagaagaagattatgTGGACGATGGCGAGCAACCAACGAGTACGGCACGCGAAGCAGCTAAAATGGAAAACCATGTCGATGAAAATCAATGCCGCGTCTGTACCAGCAAGGACGATCTTATCAGCCTTTTCAAAACCATCAATAAACAAACAATTGCCgataaattaatgaatatatgtCCGTCGGTGTCCATTGCTCCAAAAGATTTTATGCCACAATTTATCTGCAATACTTGCTTCGATAATGTAAACATCGCTTTACAGTTAAAAACGCAGTGTGAAGATACTGAGCGTGAATTGAGAAAGAAACTTTCACGCAGCAAGAACAAAGTACGACGACCGGCTGGTTATGTGGTCATAGATGCAACGCTGGACTCTGATCCCTCAGATGAAGAACCTAATGACGACGTAGAATTTAAAGTATCCGACGATGGTGGTATAACTGCTGAGGATGACTCGGATGATTCTGATTTTGGTACCACAACTAAAAAGAAACGTTCTCCACGCGGTGCAGGAGGTAGACGAGGTCGACGCAAATCAGCGGCAGCAACACCAGGTCCTAAAGTCAAGGAGAAGAAACGTATGGGTAGGCCACCAACAAAGCGCCCACCACCACAATCGCCGACTTTAATTAAGGACGAAAGCAGTGAAGACGAGTACGCTAAGCCGCAAATGAAAAAACGTAAGATCAAGGGTACACCGCCGTCCGATGAGCAAGAAGAAAAGCCCACAGAATACCCATGCGATGAATGTGAACAAGTATTTACGCGTAAACTATCGTTAATACTACACAAGAAAGCGCATCTGCATCGTGAGCCACTTAAATGTGAAGTATGTGGACAAATGTTCAAAATACAGGGTGCTTACCGTAAACATGTGCAAAAACATAACGAAGAGCCGTCAACATTTGAATGCCACAAATGCGAATATACCGCCACCAGTAAGGCCGACCTACGCCGTCACTTAGTTGATGAGCACGACGAACAGGGTGTCCTATATCAATGTGAGAAGTGTAAGCGAAAATTTGTGTCCGaagtgcgtttggaaaaacACAAAGAGATTCGTTGTCCGGGTCAAGAACGACCGATGAAAATGCGACACGATGTTGAAAGTTACAGCGTGGGAAAGGACTTATTCAAATCGGTTGCGCCACTTACCACCACATACTGGAGTGATAGCTTTTCCGATTAA
- the LOC126757356 gene encoding histone-lysine N-methyltransferase MECOM isoform X1: MKLLRFKCQYVCVIGAKMSLEQRADIKFCFEIGKTFTETFQLLKEVYGDDCLSRSRVHEWYQRFQCGREGINDDQRVGQSKTVITKNSIEAVREFIKNQPKPSLKLMEMELNMSKTSIYRILNEHLGLRKHDPMVADNKSISPNKRGRKPRRPAEVEEEDNLEALEDEDDGEVIEHILEDEDEADEEEEEEGEDEEKEVDQKPVLHKPTQLPKKRKDVVVKQNPNLAVKEEEDYVDDGEQPTSTAREAAKMENHVDENQCRVCTSKDDLISLFKTINKQTIADKLMNICPSVSIAPKDFMPQFICNTCFDNVNIALQLKTQCEDTERELRKKLSRSKNKVRRPAGYVVIDATLDSDPSDEEPNDDVEFKVSDDGGITAEDDSDDSDFGTTTKKKRSPRGAGGRRGRRKSAAATPGPKVKEKKRMGRPPTKRPPPQSPTLIKDESSEDEYAKPQMKKRKIKGTPPSDEQEEKPTEYPCDECEQVFTRKLSLILHKKAHLHREPLKCEVCGQMFKIQGAYRKHVQKHNEEPSTFECHKCEYTATSKADLRRHLVDEHDEQGVLYQCEKCKRKFVSEVRLEKHKEIRCPGQERPMKMRHDVESYSVGKDLFKSVAPLTTTYWSDSFSD; this comes from the exons atgaaattattgcgtttcaagtgtcagtatgtttgtgttatcggtgcgaaaatgagcctcgaacaaagagccgacattaaattttgttttgaaattggtaaaacttttaccgaaacgtttcaattgttgaaagaagtttatggcgatgattgcctatcccgtagcagagtgcacgagtggtatCAACGTTTTCAATGTGGTCGTGAgggcataaatgacgatcaacgtGTGGGTCAATCAAAAACTGTGATCACCAAAAATTCCATCGAagctgtgcgtgaattcatcaaaaatcagccgaaaccCTCACTGAAactcatggaaatggaattgaacatgtccaaaacatcgatttatcgcattttgaacgaacatttgggcttacgaaag CACGACCCAATGGTAGCTGACAACAAGTCAATAAGCCCAAATAAGCGCGGCCGTAAACCACGCAGGCCAGcagaagtagaagaagaagataatttAGAAGCGCTTGAAGATGAGGACGATGGTGAAGTTATTGAACACATTCTAGAAGACGAAGATGAAGCTGATGAAGAGGAGGAGGAAGAAGGCGAGGATGAGGAGAAGGAGGTAGATCAAAAGCCGGTTTTGCACAAACCTACACAGTTGCCAAAAAAGCGCAAAGATGTTGTAGTTAAGCAAAATCCAAATCTGGCtgtaaaagaagaagaagattatgTGGACGATGGCGAGCAACCAACGAGTACGGCACGCGAAGCAGCTAAAATGGAAAACCATGTCGATGAAAATCAATGCCGCGTCTGTACCAGCAAGGACGATCTTATCAGCCTTTTCAAAACCATCAATAAACAAACAATTGCCgataaattaatgaatatatgtCCGTCGGTGTCCATTGCTCCAAAAGATTTTATGCCACAATTTATCTGCAATACTTGCTTCGATAATGTAAACATCGCTTTACAGTTAAAAACGCAGTGTGAAGATACTGAGCGTGAATTGAGAAAGAAACTTTCACGCAGCAAGAACAAAGTACGACGACCGGCTGGTTATGTGGTCATAGATGCAACGCTGGACTCTGATCCCTCAGATGAAGAACCTAATGACGACGTAGAATTTAAAGTATCCGACGATGGTGGTATAACTGCTGAGGATGACTCGGATGATTCTGATTTTGGTACCACAACTAAAAAGAAACGTTCTCCACGCGGTGCAGGAGGTAGACGAGGTCGACGCAAATCAGCGGCAGCAACACCAGGTCCTAAAGTCAAGGAGAAGAAACGTATGGGTAGGCCACCAACAAAGCGCCCACCACCACAATCGCCGACTTTAATTAAGGACGAAAGCAGTGAAGACGAGTACGCTAAGCCGCAAATGAAAAAACGTAAGATCAAGGGTACACCGCCGTCCGATGAGCAAGAAGAAAAGCCCACAGAATACCCATGCGATGAATGTGAACAAGTATTTACGCGTAAACTATCGTTAATACTACACAAGAAAGCGCATCTGCATCGTGAGCCACTTAAATGTGAAGTATGTGGACAAATGTTCAAAATACAGGGTGCTTACCGTAAACATGTGCAAAAACATAACGAAGAGCCGTCAACATTTGAATGCCACAAATGCGAATATACCGCCACCAGTAAGGCCGACCTACGCCGTCACTTAGTTGATGAGCACGACGAACAGGGTGTCCTATATCAATGTGAGAAGTGTAAGCGAAAATTTGTGTCCGaagtgcgtttggaaaaacACAAAGAGATTCGTTGTCCGGGTCAAGAACGACCGATGAAAATGCGACACGATGTTGAAAGTTACAGCGTGGGAAAGGACTTATTCAAATCGGTTGCGCCACTTACCACCACATACTGGAGTGATAGCTTTTCCGATTAA
- the LOC126757356 gene encoding histone-lysine N-methyltransferase MECOM isoform X2, with the protein MSELIEEGGVIDTGSDEVLLTNGANETDEGVAEYLEEHDPMVADNKSISPNKRGRKPRRPAEVEEEDNLEALEDEDDGEVIEHILEDEDEADEEEEEEGEDEEKEVDQKPVLHKPTQLPKKRKDVVVKQNPNLAVKEEEDYVDDGEQPTSTAREAAKMENHVDENQCRVCTSKDDLISLFKTINKQTIADKLMNICPSVSIAPKDFMPQFICNTCFDNVNIALQLKTQCEDTERELRKKLSRSKNKVRRPAGYVVIDATLDSDPSDEEPNDDVEFKVSDDGGITAEDDSDDSDFGTTTKKKRSPRGAGGRRGRRKSAAATPGPKVKEKKRMGRPPTKRPPPQSPTLIKDESSEDEYAKPQMKKRKIKGTPPSDEQEEKPTEYPCDECEQVFTRKLSLILHKKAHLHREPLKCEVCGQMFKIQGAYRKHVQKHNEEPSTFECHKCEYTATSKADLRRHLVDEHDEQGVLYQCEKCKRKFVSEVRLEKHKEIRCPGQERPMKMRHDVESYSVGKDLFKSVAPLTTTYWSDSFSD; encoded by the exons ATGAGTGAACTGATTGAAGAAGGTGGTGTTATTGATACCGGCAGCGATGAGGTGTTGTTAACGAACGGTGCAAACGAAACGGACGAAGGAGTTGCCGAGTACTTGGAAGAG CACGACCCAATGGTAGCTGACAACAAGTCAATAAGCCCAAATAAGCGCGGCCGTAAACCACGCAGGCCAGcagaagtagaagaagaagataatttAGAAGCGCTTGAAGATGAGGACGATGGTGAAGTTATTGAACACATTCTAGAAGACGAAGATGAAGCTGATGAAGAGGAGGAGGAAGAAGGCGAGGATGAGGAGAAGGAGGTAGATCAAAAGCCGGTTTTGCACAAACCTACACAGTTGCCAAAAAAGCGCAAAGATGTTGTAGTTAAGCAAAATCCAAATCTGGCtgtaaaagaagaagaagattatgTGGACGATGGCGAGCAACCAACGAGTACGGCACGCGAAGCAGCTAAAATGGAAAACCATGTCGATGAAAATCAATGCCGCGTCTGTACCAGCAAGGACGATCTTATCAGCCTTTTCAAAACCATCAATAAACAAACAATTGCCgataaattaatgaatatatgtCCGTCGGTGTCCATTGCTCCAAAAGATTTTATGCCACAATTTATCTGCAATACTTGCTTCGATAATGTAAACATCGCTTTACAGTTAAAAACGCAGTGTGAAGATACTGAGCGTGAATTGAGAAAGAAACTTTCACGCAGCAAGAACAAAGTACGACGACCGGCTGGTTATGTGGTCATAGATGCAACGCTGGACTCTGATCCCTCAGATGAAGAACCTAATGACGACGTAGAATTTAAAGTATCCGACGATGGTGGTATAACTGCTGAGGATGACTCGGATGATTCTGATTTTGGTACCACAACTAAAAAGAAACGTTCTCCACGCGGTGCAGGAGGTAGACGAGGTCGACGCAAATCAGCGGCAGCAACACCAGGTCCTAAAGTCAAGGAGAAGAAACGTATGGGTAGGCCACCAACAAAGCGCCCACCACCACAATCGCCGACTTTAATTAAGGACGAAAGCAGTGAAGACGAGTACGCTAAGCCGCAAATGAAAAAACGTAAGATCAAGGGTACACCGCCGTCCGATGAGCAAGAAGAAAAGCCCACAGAATACCCATGCGATGAATGTGAACAAGTATTTACGCGTAAACTATCGTTAATACTACACAAGAAAGCGCATCTGCATCGTGAGCCACTTAAATGTGAAGTATGTGGACAAATGTTCAAAATACAGGGTGCTTACCGTAAACATGTGCAAAAACATAACGAAGAGCCGTCAACATTTGAATGCCACAAATGCGAATATACCGCCACCAGTAAGGCCGACCTACGCCGTCACTTAGTTGATGAGCACGACGAACAGGGTGTCCTATATCAATGTGAGAAGTGTAAGCGAAAATTTGTGTCCGaagtgcgtttggaaaaacACAAAGAGATTCGTTGTCCGGGTCAAGAACGACCGATGAAAATGCGACACGATGTTGAAAGTTACAGCGTGGGAAAGGACTTATTCAAATCGGTTGCGCCACTTACCACCACATACTGGAGTGATAGCTTTTCCGATTAA